In Chitinophaga nivalis, a single genomic region encodes these proteins:
- a CDS encoding PepSY-associated TM helix domain-containing protein — protein sequence MKKNYTLRKLFNDIHLWLGLASGLVLFIVCLSGTIYTFHAEVEQLLEPARFKVVAPAGAQPLPVDTLIVRLEQQSGGKVTSVTIPGKSDRTYLFGVKKPKQERGETWYVDPYSATVKATGESSTSGFFFWMMRVHRWLLLDKNGGSIIVGVSTIIFIFLVLTGLVLWFPARLKNIRQGFKIMFSANWKRVNHDLHNTLGFYSFLLLLVMGLTGLCWSFEWYRDGVTKVMGVKVFRGRGEKPMPSALPADTTQFPAVAAYLAKANTVLDFQGDTRISLSGDIRTAVVITKSRTGFFSLSAPDKVQLDRFTTAVLKTERFADKKWNEKITDSIRSLHTGDIFNNFSRILYFIACLIATSLPVTGTLIWVNKFKKKPRK from the coding sequence ATGAAAAAAAACTATACACTCCGGAAATTATTCAATGACATCCATCTTTGGCTGGGACTGGCCAGCGGCCTGGTATTATTTATCGTTTGTTTAAGCGGTACCATCTATACCTTCCACGCGGAGGTGGAACAATTGCTGGAACCAGCCAGATTCAAGGTGGTAGCCCCCGCAGGAGCACAGCCACTGCCGGTGGATACCCTCATTGTCCGATTGGAACAACAATCCGGAGGTAAAGTAACATCGGTGACAATTCCCGGCAAGTCCGACCGGACCTACCTGTTCGGAGTGAAAAAACCAAAGCAGGAACGGGGTGAAACCTGGTATGTAGATCCTTATTCCGCCACCGTGAAGGCTACGGGCGAAAGCAGCACCTCCGGTTTCTTCTTCTGGATGATGCGTGTACACCGCTGGCTGCTGCTCGACAAAAACGGCGGCAGCATTATCGTGGGCGTATCCACCATCATCTTTATTTTCCTGGTGCTCACGGGTCTGGTACTATGGTTCCCGGCGCGGCTTAAAAACATCCGGCAGGGATTCAAAATCATGTTCAGCGCCAACTGGAAACGGGTCAACCACGACCTGCACAATACGCTTGGCTTCTACTCCTTCCTCCTGTTGCTGGTGATGGGCTTAACTGGCCTGTGCTGGTCTTTTGAGTGGTACCGCGATGGGGTAACCAAGGTAATGGGCGTAAAGGTGTTTCGGGGCAGAGGAGAAAAACCCATGCCGTCTGCCCTGCCGGCAGATACCACCCAGTTTCCGGCAGTAGCAGCCTACCTGGCCAAAGCCAATACCGTACTCGATTTCCAGGGTGATACCCGCATCTCCCTGTCGGGAGATATCCGTACCGCCGTAGTCATCACTAAATCACGTACCGGCTTCTTCTCTCTTTCAGCACCCGACAAAGTGCAGCTGGACCGCTTTACCACAGCGGTTTTGAAGACAGAACGTTTTGCAGATAAAAAATGGAATGAGAAAATCACAGACTCCATCCGTTCCCTGCATACCGGTGATATCTTCAATAATTTCTCCCGCATCCTATATTTTATTGCCTGCCTGATCGCCACCAGCCTTCCGGTAACCGGCACCCTGATATGGGTCAATAAATTCAAGAAGAAGCCACGAAAATAG
- a CDS encoding YdeI/OmpD-associated family protein: MATKKEYPVITCSNQEEWAAWLQQHHAAEDGVWIRIHKKHTGVPSIVYAEALDEALCYGWIDGMSKRIDEDTYVQKFTPRRPKSVWSVRNREHIDRLLKAGKMLPPGLQEVERAKADGRWDDAYSNTKTAELPDDFLAVLKKNKKATAFYDTLTKQNKFAIYYRLHTAKKPETRTKRIDTIIAMLEKNEKFYP, from the coding sequence ATGGCTACCAAAAAAGAATATCCGGTCATTACCTGCAGCAACCAGGAAGAATGGGCTGCCTGGCTGCAACAACACCACGCCGCCGAAGATGGGGTATGGATACGCATCCATAAGAAACATACCGGCGTACCTTCCATCGTATATGCGGAAGCATTGGATGAAGCCCTGTGTTACGGTTGGATAGACGGCATGTCTAAACGTATTGATGAAGATACGTATGTACAGAAGTTTACCCCCCGACGGCCCAAAAGTGTATGGTCTGTACGCAACAGAGAACATATTGACCGCCTCCTCAAAGCAGGGAAAATGTTACCGCCCGGATTGCAGGAAGTAGAACGCGCCAAAGCAGATGGCCGTTGGGATGACGCCTATAGCAATACCAAAACGGCAGAACTGCCGGACGACTTCCTGGCGGTGCTGAAAAAAAATAAAAAAGCAACAGCCTTCTACGATACCCTGACCAAGCAAAATAAATTTGCCATCTACTATCGGTTACATACCGCCAAGAAGCCAGAAACCCGCACCAAAAGGATAGATACCATCATTGCCATGCTGGAGAAAAACGAAAAGTTCTACCCTTAA
- a CDS encoding helix-turn-helix domain-containing protein, with protein MQQQSNINHIKSISQLVRLLGVPAPLHPLIALVDYNNVPIEMFPKGQKVSLDFYKISFKPTFTGQIKYGQGYYDFEEGGLAFLKPKQIVFPPEDIESYEGIALYFHSDFIRNYPLGSTINQYGFFSYDVSEALFLSAKEKEIITNLFAIIANELDNNIDSFSQDVLVSQIELLLNYSNRFYNRQFITRKAINHDIITSLDKLLNSYFEEKNSLKNGLPSVKYISTELKLSQRYLSDMLSSLTGLNTQQYIQNAIIEKAKEKLSTTNLSVSEIAYELGFEHSQSFSKLFKTKTNASPLEFRRSFN; from the coding sequence ATGCAACAACAATCTAACATCAATCACATTAAAAGTATTTCGCAATTGGTGCGTCTCTTGGGAGTTCCTGCACCATTGCACCCACTGATTGCATTGGTTGATTATAATAATGTTCCGATTGAAATGTTTCCAAAGGGGCAAAAAGTAAGTCTTGATTTTTACAAAATTTCCTTTAAACCTACATTCACAGGACAGATAAAATACGGACAAGGATATTATGATTTTGAAGAAGGCGGATTAGCATTTTTGAAGCCAAAACAAATCGTTTTTCCACCGGAAGACATAGAAAGCTATGAAGGGATTGCTTTGTATTTCCATTCAGACTTTATCCGAAATTATCCGTTAGGAAGCACAATAAATCAATATGGCTTTTTCTCTTACGATGTTTCAGAAGCCTTATTTCTATCGGCAAAAGAAAAAGAAATCATAACCAATTTATTTGCTATAATAGCCAATGAATTAGACAACAATATTGACAGTTTCAGCCAAGATGTTTTGGTGTCGCAAATAGAATTGTTATTGAATTACAGCAATCGTTTTTACAACAGGCAATTTATCACGAGGAAAGCAATCAATCACGACATCATAACATCTTTGGACAAACTTTTAAACAGCTATTTTGAAGAAAAAAACAGTCTGAAAAACGGCTTGCCCTCAGTGAAATATATCAGTACAGAATTAAAGCTATCGCAACGCTATTTGAGTGACATGTTGAGTTCATTGACAGGGCTAAACACACAACAATACATTCAGAACGCAATCATAGAAAAAGCTAAAGAAAAATTATCAACTACAAATCTTTCCGTTTCGGAAATTGCTTATGAATTGGGCTTTGAACATTCACAATCGTTTAGCAAACTTTTCAAGACAAAGACAAATGCTTCGCCTTTGGAGTTCAGACGTTCGTTTAATTAA
- a CDS encoding SDR family oxidoreductase — translation MQNIKGKVIAITGASSGMGKAIAIELAKTGAKVVLGARRTEQLQQIVEEIKSTGGEATCAKIDVKNKADLVRLVNTAVEQYGKLDVIVNNAGVSQLSRIDELDIDDWEEMIDINLKGVLYGMSAAIPIFKQQQSGHIVNIISTAGIKIVPMQGVYAGTKNAIRTIAEAFRQESDGNIRITGISPGFVKTDFANNLKNEEMKVTIQKGMEVIAIDPIAIANAVIYAISQPDDVEIGDIVIRPSKQN, via the coding sequence ATGCAAAATATTAAAGGGAAAGTTATAGCTATTACAGGTGCAAGTAGTGGAATGGGCAAAGCCATTGCAATAGAATTAGCAAAAACCGGTGCAAAGGTTGTTTTGGGTGCAAGGCGAACAGAACAATTACAACAAATTGTTGAAGAAATTAAAAGCACAGGTGGTGAAGCCACCTGTGCTAAAATTGATGTAAAGAATAAAGCCGATTTAGTCCGGTTGGTAAATACAGCAGTTGAGCAATACGGAAAATTAGATGTCATTGTAAACAACGCAGGTGTCAGTCAATTAAGCCGTATTGACGAATTGGATATTGATGATTGGGAAGAAATGATTGACATTAACCTCAAAGGCGTTTTGTATGGGATGTCGGCTGCAATTCCCATTTTCAAACAACAACAATCGGGACATATCGTCAATATCATTTCAACGGCAGGAATAAAGATTGTCCCAATGCAGGGCGTTTATGCAGGAACTAAAAATGCCATTCGCACTATTGCAGAAGCGTTTCGTCAAGAGTCAGACGGAAACATACGCATTACAGGCATTTCGCCAGGCTTTGTGAAAACAGATTTTGCGAACAACCTAAAAAACGAAGAAATGAAAGTAACTATTCAAAAAGGAATGGAAGTAATTGCTATAGATCCCATAGCCATTGCCAATGCTGTCATTTATGCTATCAGCCAACCTGACGATGTTGAAATTGGCGACATTGTTATTCGTCCGTCAAAACAAAATTGA
- a CDS encoding aldo/keto reductase, with product MQKRKLGNSGLEVSALGFGCMGLNFLDGKGLDKKEAIALLRNAVERGITFFDTAEAYGPYTNEEIVGEALQPYRKDVVIATKFGCKDARPAVGLDSRPETIRAVTEASLKRLKTDYIDLLYQHRVDPNVPIEDVAGTVKDLIQEGKVKYFGLSEASTKTIRKAHSIQPVSALQSEYSLFWREPEDEIIPTLEELGIGFVPFSPLGKGFLTGIINKKLEDIDRRNIIPRFSEENIKANLVLVDALSEIAQQKNITTGQLALAWLLAQKPWIAPIPGTTKLHRLEENIGSTNIVLTADELAKIDTTVNGITLVGDRYPEFLEKQIDK from the coding sequence ATGCAAAAAAGAAAATTAGGAAATAGCGGATTGGAAGTTTCCGCATTAGGATTTGGCTGTATGGGTTTAAACTTTTTGGACGGTAAAGGTCTTGATAAGAAAGAGGCCATAGCATTACTACGCAACGCGGTTGAAAGAGGTATCACATTTTTTGATACCGCAGAAGCCTACGGACCTTACACCAATGAAGAAATTGTTGGCGAGGCATTACAGCCTTATAGAAAAGATGTAGTAATCGCAACAAAATTTGGTTGTAAAGATGCTAGGCCAGCAGTAGGTTTAGACAGCAGACCCGAAACTATCAGAGCAGTAACCGAAGCGTCTCTAAAAAGATTAAAAACAGATTACATCGATTTGTTGTATCAGCATAGAGTTGACCCTAATGTTCCGATAGAAGATGTTGCAGGAACAGTGAAAGACCTGATACAAGAGGGCAAAGTAAAATATTTCGGTTTATCAGAAGCAAGTACTAAAACTATCCGAAAAGCACATTCAATTCAACCTGTATCAGCATTACAAAGCGAATACTCTTTGTTTTGGCGTGAGCCAGAAGATGAAATCATACCGACTTTAGAAGAGTTGGGAATTGGTTTCGTTCCGTTCAGTCCTTTGGGCAAAGGCTTCCTCACAGGTATAATAAACAAAAAACTAGAGGATATCGACCGTAGAAATATTATTCCTCGTTTCAGCGAAGAAAACATAAAAGCCAACCTAGTTTTAGTAGATGCGCTTTCAGAAATTGCTCAACAAAAAAATATTACAACCGGCCAATTAGCATTAGCTTGGCTATTAGCTCAAAAGCCGTGGATAGCACCAATACCAGGGACTACAAAATTGCATCGTTTAGAGGAAAACATTGGCAGTACAAATATTGTATTAACAGCCGATGAACTTGCAAAAATTGATACAACGGTAAATGGAATTACACTTGTAGGTGACCGCTATCCTGAATTTTTAGAAAAACAAATAGACAAATAA
- a CDS encoding helix-turn-helix domain-containing protein, with the protein MSPKELSDIRKKFRIIQYGQEPGNVSKTCRYFDISKETYYKWNKDYESEGESALINSKSCPENLKLRIAGEIEARIIHLRTTYYLGQLRI; encoded by the coding sequence ATGAGTCCAAAGGAACTATCAGATATTCGTAAAAAGTTTAGGATAATTCAATACGGCCAAGAGCCAGGAAATGTGTCAAAAACCTGTCGATACTTTGACATATCTAAGGAAACCTACTATAAATGGAACAAAGACTATGAAAGTGAAGGAGAAAGCGCCTTAATTAATAGTAAATCTTGTCCTGAAAATCTGAAGCTACGTATTGCAGGTGAGATTGAAGCGCGGATTATACACTTAAGAACCACCTACTATTTGGGGCAATTGCGAATATAA
- a CDS encoding DUF6597 domain-containing transcriptional factor yields the protein MNHQTYPPHQDLATWVECYRTLESPKEKTPEKNIIVPDGSMKMIFHYGDLYKQYTEDGNS from the coding sequence ATGAACCATCAAACCTATCCACCCCACCAGGACTTAGCAACATGGGTCGAATGTTATCGGACATTGGAAAGTCCGAAAGAAAAGACACCTGAAAAAAACATCATCGTTCCTGATGGCTCTATGAAAATGATTTTTCACTATGGTGATTTGTATAAACAATACACCGAAGACGGAAATAGTTGA
- a CDS encoding plasmid mobilization protein, which produces MEQTEEKRKGKGGRPPKAVRKEIRTGVRFTKAEYFIVKEKAIKARMHYTGYIRQMALFGSVTAHLTRNRRISNNLANNINQVSNSGISANFCRSNTKRFEFCSIRFTTRISKEIKAA; this is translated from the coding sequence ATGGAACAGACGGAGGAAAAGAGGAAAGGTAAAGGCGGTAGACCGCCTAAAGCCGTAAGGAAAGAAATACGTACAGGCGTAAGGTTTACCAAAGCCGAGTATTTTATCGTGAAAGAAAAGGCCATTAAAGCACGTATGCATTACACAGGTTATATCCGTCAGATGGCATTGTTTGGAAGCGTTACAGCCCATTTAACGAGGAACAGGCGTATATCAAACAACTTAGCAAATAACATCAATCAGGTATCAAATTCGGGTATTTCTGCTAATTTTTGTAGATCAAATACAAAAAGGTTCGAATTTTGTAGCATAAGGTTCACCACAAGAATATCAAAGGAAATTAAAGCCGCTTAA
- a CDS encoding response regulator transcription factor produces the protein MMKNRPGHALLTKNRPDNITDNDLSGQHYLDVVKAFARLSYESIYIIDYSNMSFEYVSDNPLFLCGHTADEVMQLGYEFYFRHVPPQDLEMLATINDAGFDFYAQLPEPEKKQYSISYDFHLLTKAGKQILVNHRLTPLFLTTEGKIWKSMCVVSLSSQQYAGNVRIFKQGSNDIWQLNLQTRKWSKNGKPLLTDRELEVLRMYAQGLSINQIAEKIFVVPDTVKYYRRKIFERLEVGSIADALAQAVNNRMM, from the coding sequence ATGATGAAAAATAGGCCCGGCCATGCCCTGCTGACAAAGAACAGACCAGATAACATCACTGACAATGATCTCAGCGGGCAGCACTATCTGGATGTAGTGAAGGCGTTTGCACGGCTTTCTTACGAGAGTATCTATATAATAGATTATTCGAATATGTCATTTGAATACGTTTCGGACAATCCGCTGTTCCTCTGTGGCCATACGGCCGATGAAGTGATGCAGCTGGGTTATGAGTTTTACTTCCGCCATGTACCACCTCAGGACCTGGAAATGCTTGCCACGATCAACGATGCCGGGTTTGATTTTTATGCACAGCTCCCCGAGCCGGAAAAGAAGCAGTACAGCATCTCCTACGACTTTCACCTGCTTACCAAAGCAGGAAAACAAATACTGGTCAACCACCGGCTCACGCCCCTCTTCCTGACAACCGAAGGAAAAATCTGGAAATCCATGTGCGTGGTATCGCTCTCTTCCCAACAATACGCCGGCAATGTTCGTATATTCAAACAAGGTAGTAACGACATCTGGCAGCTAAACCTGCAAACAAGGAAATGGAGCAAAAATGGTAAACCTTTACTTACAGACAGAGAACTGGAAGTATTACGCATGTATGCCCAGGGACTTTCCATCAACCAGATCGCGGAAAAGATATTTGTAGTGCCGGATACGGTGAAATATTATCGACGGAAGATATTTGAGCGGTTAGAAGTGGGGAGTATTGCGGATGCGTTGGCGCAGGCGGTGAATAACAGGATGATGTAA
- a CDS encoding DUF3667 domain-containing protein, which yields MNCKSCNAAVADKYCGHCGNPIALKRVDSHYIIHEVQHVLHFEKGILYTIKELLIRPGVNIRRFLTEDRSRLVKPVIFLIICSLLYTLMTHFFHIEKDHYVSDSIRYETFAALTTWIEGHYGYANIIMGLFIGAWLKLFMRKSAYNYYEVLIMLCFVIGTGMLIYTLFALVQGISGKNIKLVSEVVSLLYSMWAIGQILGGRKIKGYVLSLVGYILGMGSFWLAVELLAWIIDRFK from the coding sequence ATGAATTGCAAATCATGTAACGCGGCTGTTGCTGATAAGTATTGTGGACACTGCGGCAATCCGATAGCATTGAAGCGGGTGGATAGCCATTATATCATTCATGAGGTGCAGCACGTGCTGCATTTTGAGAAGGGAATATTGTATACAATCAAGGAGCTGTTGATACGCCCCGGCGTAAATATCAGGAGGTTCCTTACAGAAGACAGGAGTCGGCTGGTGAAACCGGTCATTTTCCTTATCATATGTTCGCTGTTGTATACGCTGATGACCCATTTCTTTCATATCGAGAAGGACCATTACGTAAGCGACTCCATACGGTACGAAACTTTTGCGGCCCTCACCACATGGATAGAAGGGCATTACGGCTATGCCAATATCATCATGGGTCTTTTTATCGGCGCCTGGTTGAAATTGTTTATGCGCAAAAGCGCGTACAATTATTATGAGGTACTGATCATGTTATGTTTCGTGATTGGTACGGGGATGTTGATATATACATTGTTTGCACTGGTGCAGGGAATCAGCGGGAAAAATATAAAGCTGGTATCGGAAGTGGTATCGCTGTTATACAGTATGTGGGCCATTGGTCAGATATTGGGAGGGAGGAAGATAAAGGGATATGTTTTATCACTGGTGGGTTATATATTAGGCATGGGATCGTTCTGGTTGGCAGTGGAATTGTTGGCCTGGATAATAGATCGGTTCAAATGA
- a CDS encoding glycerophosphodiester phosphodiesterase family protein → MIKYLFLFAGASLLMQNTIAQQAAPLPATKNKFVVVAHRGNHVDMPENTVAAIAATIQCGADYAELDLRTTKDGQLVLMHDATVDRMTNGKGKVADLTWAEIQLLKINSKDGKDYRVPTFSEALRASKGKVNIYLDFKDADVAETWKQIQAAGMEQQIVVYLNGKQQYKQWRKTAPQMPLMTSVPDEVTTPAQLNYLLDNIAIAVLDNVTDSAMLAVTRQHGVAVWLDAQASSEGPATWNTVLSKGVQGMQSDHPEALVSYLKKNNLRDGSNGSALPAVASSTRYITMRNVPYGDAGEDNTLDAYLPENHSANTKIIVYLHGGGWTGGDKKELPKQLIEELAGKLHYGVVSMNYRLIRDHQNIYPAQLDDVKKALAFISSKSKKLPFDGNQFALIGGSAGAYLAMQYAYACDSLRQIKTVVDLWGPTDFTDKKVRQENKDADEKVTRLLGEPDPAAKIAFDASPFHQLTKASGVPTILFHGGQDPLVDVNQAKKLHEKLTSLHIPTQIELYPTEKHGMGLTASMDVFVKVITWLKQYYPAE, encoded by the coding sequence ATGATAAAATACCTGTTCCTTTTTGCCGGCGCCAGCCTGTTGATGCAAAACACGATTGCACAACAGGCAGCACCGCTGCCCGCTACCAAAAATAAGTTTGTGGTAGTTGCCCATCGCGGTAACCATGTAGACATGCCGGAGAATACAGTCGCCGCTATTGCCGCCACCATTCAATGTGGCGCCGATTATGCAGAACTGGACCTCCGCACCACCAAAGACGGCCAACTGGTACTGATGCACGACGCTACCGTAGATCGCATGACCAACGGTAAAGGAAAAGTCGCTGACCTCACCTGGGCGGAAATCCAACTGTTAAAAATCAATAGTAAAGATGGAAAAGATTACCGCGTACCTACGTTCTCAGAAGCCTTACGTGCCAGCAAAGGGAAAGTTAATATCTACCTTGATTTCAAAGATGCCGATGTAGCCGAAACCTGGAAACAAATACAGGCCGCAGGGATGGAGCAACAGATAGTAGTATATCTCAATGGCAAGCAACAATATAAACAGTGGAGAAAAACAGCGCCGCAAATGCCACTGATGACCAGCGTACCTGATGAAGTAACTACACCCGCGCAACTGAACTATCTGCTGGACAATATCGCCATCGCGGTATTAGACAACGTCACAGATAGCGCCATGCTGGCTGTTACCCGGCAACATGGCGTAGCTGTATGGCTGGATGCACAAGCTTCATCAGAAGGTCCCGCCACCTGGAATACGGTATTAAGCAAGGGCGTACAAGGTATGCAGAGCGATCACCCGGAGGCACTCGTCAGCTATCTGAAAAAAAATAATCTGCGGGATGGGAGCAACGGCAGCGCACTACCGGCAGTAGCCAGCAGTACCAGGTACATTACGATGCGCAATGTACCCTATGGCGATGCAGGAGAAGATAATACCCTGGACGCTTATCTGCCGGAAAACCATTCGGCCAATACAAAAATAATTGTATACCTCCATGGCGGTGGCTGGACAGGCGGTGATAAAAAAGAATTGCCCAAACAACTCATCGAGGAACTGGCCGGCAAGCTGCACTATGGCGTAGTGTCCATGAACTATCGCCTGATCCGGGATCACCAAAACATTTACCCTGCCCAATTGGACGATGTAAAAAAAGCACTGGCGTTCATCTCTTCCAAATCCAAAAAACTGCCATTTGATGGCAACCAATTTGCCCTGATAGGCGGTAGCGCCGGCGCTTATCTCGCTATGCAGTACGCCTACGCCTGCGATAGTTTACGTCAGATAAAAACAGTGGTAGACTTATGGGGACCAACAGATTTCACTGATAAAAAAGTAAGACAGGAAAATAAAGATGCTGATGAAAAAGTAACCCGGCTGCTGGGGGAACCTGATCCTGCCGCCAAAATTGCATTTGACGCCAGTCCCTTTCACCAGCTCACTAAAGCCAGCGGCGTACCTACTATTTTGTTCCACGGCGGACAAGATCCACTGGTAGATGTCAACCAGGCAAAAAAGCTGCATGAAAAACTAACGTCGTTGCATATCCCAACACAAATTGAGTTGTATCCAACAGAAAAACATGGGATGGGATTAACCGCCTCCATGGATGTTTTTGTGAAAGTAATTACCTGGTTAAAACAATATTACCCTGCCGAATAA
- a CDS encoding PhoPQ-activated pathogenicity-related family protein gives MKQRFLKTTTALFVNLLFFVAAFAQQTVTPATALKSYLNNGDTAFHYELKDSFHIKDVKCYSILLTSQQWREYTWTHQLTIFVPANVSYDGALLFITGGAIKNGLPNWNGPTDELYQQIAAMAGTNKAITAVLRQTPNQPLFKNLTEDALISYTLHQFKENGDYTWPLLFPMVKSAVRAMDAVQSFSKERLSQQINRFVVSGASKRGWTTWLTGANDSRVAAIAPMVIDVLNMPVSLDYQIKTWKEYSIQIEDYVKLGIPQAAHTEGGQAINTMIDPYSYRQFLTMPKMIFMGTNDEYWVVDNVKNYLDSIPGKNMLHYTPNAGHNLGDKKHAFEGLSAFFGTTLTQQPYPNCSWTTSIRRGNVKLTAKASADQLVDVILWTASSTDLDFRNEKWSSQSLGQAHQSTVKVSTPLPASGYRAFYADLQYVNPTGGTYTVSTRVFVTDTKKIL, from the coding sequence ATGAAACAACGCTTTCTGAAAACAACCACCGCATTATTTGTCAACCTGCTTTTCTTCGTTGCGGCGTTTGCACAACAAACCGTTACGCCGGCCACTGCGCTGAAAAGCTACCTGAACAACGGCGACACCGCCTTCCATTATGAGCTGAAAGACTCATTCCATATCAAGGACGTAAAATGCTACAGTATTTTACTCACCTCTCAGCAATGGCGGGAATATACCTGGACACATCAGCTCACCATCTTTGTACCTGCCAACGTCAGCTATGATGGGGCGCTACTGTTCATCACCGGAGGCGCTATCAAAAACGGACTACCTAACTGGAACGGCCCTACGGACGAACTGTATCAGCAGATTGCTGCTATGGCCGGCACCAATAAAGCCATTACCGCCGTACTCAGACAGACACCCAATCAGCCACTCTTTAAAAATCTGACGGAAGACGCCCTGATCTCTTATACCCTTCATCAGTTTAAAGAAAATGGCGACTATACCTGGCCCCTGCTTTTCCCTATGGTGAAAAGCGCCGTGCGTGCTATGGATGCAGTACAGTCGTTTTCAAAAGAAAGACTGTCACAACAAATAAACAGGTTCGTGGTATCCGGTGCTTCCAAACGTGGCTGGACAACCTGGCTCACCGGCGCCAACGACAGCCGCGTGGCAGCCATTGCACCGATGGTGATTGATGTACTGAACATGCCGGTAAGCCTCGACTATCAAATCAAAACATGGAAAGAATACAGTATACAAATTGAAGACTACGTGAAACTCGGCATCCCGCAGGCAGCACATACGGAAGGAGGACAAGCCATCAATACCATGATAGATCCCTACTCCTATCGTCAGTTCCTCACTATGCCGAAAATGATTTTCATGGGTACCAATGATGAATACTGGGTAGTAGACAACGTTAAAAACTACCTCGACAGCATCCCTGGTAAAAATATGCTCCACTACACCCCCAACGCCGGACATAATCTGGGGGATAAAAAGCATGCCTTCGAAGGATTGAGCGCTTTCTTTGGAACGACGCTCACGCAACAGCCCTATCCTAACTGCAGCTGGACTACCAGTATCCGTCGTGGTAACGTAAAGCTGACCGCTAAAGCCAGTGCCGACCAACTTGTAGACGTAATATTATGGACGGCTAGTTCCACCGACCTGGATTTCCGCAATGAGAAATGGTCCTCACAAAGTCTGGGGCAAGCACATCAATCAACGGTAAAAGTAAGCACACCATTGCCCGCCAGCGGCTACCGCGCTTTTTATGCAGACCTTCAATATGTGAATCCTACCGGCGGCACTTATACTGTCAGTACCCGTGTATTCGTAACCGATACTAAAAAGATCTTGTAA